One window from the genome of Elaeis guineensis isolate ETL-2024a chromosome 5, EG11, whole genome shotgun sequence encodes:
- the LOC105045846 gene encoding uncharacterized protein yields the protein MASSTSTSTTVATSDASTQSHHLQGSGGVHGHTPAPPPPTPSNQQASKSLPSDADAAFSRFLHQLRIAPSLSSSSSSFSRYSRLSPISSPSSSHPLHPSPPLVSLLEPLPDLLSVAADLGFFHLANHGLPSHLPASALLESQSLLHCPTIPTTNTSSLGFNHEDDDDGDESDDKDPIFVFEPDWNGLESFPSLVEYAKELERVGLEVVQMLSSSSIPGGFPESPFRERKARCLMWVSVCSSIAEGEEGMEVGTMRSGKAYPYVVGLQYEMKEWREPSWVLGDAAEWIPVEPRADSILVTLGDIAQVWSNGRFKKVRGRPQRTSPHSDGSSDSGRISLSLLVTLPLDSVISPLLPLAADDSDQGIADVGDGGCNDGARRFRTFTLEEYAWRIYHERFPFKDPLLSYRI from the exons ATGGCTTCCTCCACCTCCACTTCCACCACCGTCGCCACCTCCGACGCTTCCACCCAAAGCCACCACCTTCAGGGCAGCGGCGGAGTCCACGGCCACACCCCGGCGCCTCCTCCTCCGACCCCATCAAACCAACAAGCCTCCAAATCCCTCCCCTCCGACGCCGACGCCGCCTTCTCCCGCTTCCTCCACCAACTCCGCATCGCGCCGAgcctctcctcctcctcgtccTCCTTCTCCAGATACTCTCGCCTTTCCCCTATCTCATccccctcttcttcccatcccctCCACCCTTCTCCTCCCCTCGTCTCCCTCCTTGAACCCCTGCCGGACCTCCTCTCCGTCGCCGCCGATCTCGGCTTCTTCCACCTCGCCAACCACGGCCTCCCCTCCCACCTCCCCGCATCCGCCCTCCTCGAATCCCAATCCCTCCTCCACTGTCCCACTATTCCCACCACCAATACTTCTTCTCTCGGCTTCAATCACGAAGACGATGACGACGGCGATGAATCGGATGATAAAGATCCGATCTTTGTCTTCGAACCCGACTGGAATGGATTGGAATCCTTTCCATCTTTGGTGGAATATGCGAAGGAATTGGAGAGGGTGGGATTGGAGGTGGTGCAGATGCTGTCCTCGTCCTCGATCCCCGGAGGGTTCCCCGAAAGCCCGTTTCGAGAGAGGAAGGCGAGGTGTTTGATGTGGGTCTCGGTGTGTTCGAGTATTGCGGAGGGAGAGGAAGGGATGGAGGTGGGGACGATGAGGAGCGGCAAGGCCTATCCATATGTGGTCGGGCTGCAGTACGAGATGAAGGAGTGGAGAGAGCCGAGTTGGGTGCTCGGCGACGCGGCGGAGTGGATTCCCGTCGAGCCTCGCGCCGACTCGATCCTCGTCACCCTTGGAGATATTGCTCAG GTTTGGAGCAATGGAAGGTTCAAGAAGGTGAGGGGTAGACCTCAACGCACTTCCCCGCACTCAGATGGTTCCAGTGATTCTGGCCGCATTTCTTTGTCTCTGCTGGTGACCTTGCCTTTGGATAGTGTCATCTCTCCATTGTTGCCACTGGCAGCAGATGACTCTGACCAGGGTATTGCCGATGTTGGTGATGGAGGTTGTAATGATGGTGCAAGAAGGTTTCGAACATTTACTCTGGAGGAATATGCTTGGAGGATTTATCATGAACGCTTCCCATTCAAAGATCCTCTGCTCAGCTACCGGATATGA